From the Candidatus Blochmannia vicinus genome, the window GATATATACTAAAATAATTGACTTTTGTTAAAAACAGAGTACAAATATTTCACTATAAATGTAAAATTTATGGATGGATAGTTTTTGATTGTTTAAAGAGAGAGATATGATAATAATTTTATGTACTGTCCCAGACAATATGTCTGTTGTTGTAAATATCACAAAAACATTACTAAATAATAAACTGGCAGCATGCATAACTTTACATAAAGTGCGCTCATTTTATTATTGGGAAACCACCCTGAAAGATCATACTGAATTACAATTATTAATTAAAACAAAAAATTTTTTAAAAGATTCAGTATTCACAACAATTAAAAAGTTACATCCTTATGAAGTTCCAGAATTATTAGCATTACCCATTATAGATGGAGAACCAAACTACTTGTCGTGGATGCAATCTGCATTACTATAATACTGATAGCTTATATAGTAAGATAAAACTAATTTGTAACCAAACACGCAATGCAACCCAGTATACTTACTCCAACAAATAGGTATTAGAATCGAACTTTATACTCTAGAATTTTATAAAAATTATTTATTTAAAAAATTAATAAAAATAAAAATTACTATTCCAAATAGTAACATTGTACAATTTCTGATAAAAGTAAAGAACAATATCTGTTTATTGCTATTTATATTGTTTAATTTAAATAATATTACTGATGTGAATTAATACAAAATCTAGAATTATTTGGTATTTTGAAATATTATTAGATAATAATTTTTATTAACAAATAAAATATATTGACGAAATGAATAGAATAAAGATAATACAATCAAATTCTTTGTTTGTAGCAACCAAAAATATTAATCAAAACTAACAAGCCCGGATAGCTCAGTCGGTAGAGCAGAGGACTGAAGATCCTCGTGTCCTTGGTTCAATTCCAAGTCCGGGCATATTTTAAAAATCAACTAATATATAAATTGAAATATTAAGAAATTTGTTTACATTTTAGAAATAACTAAAACCTAGTAGTATCCAGTACAAATAAAAACGCCATATTTTACATCGAACCAATATAAATATTGGAATAACTGAGAGATTATGTATAGTTTTAAAAAAACCTATTATTTTTTAAAATAACACTAGAAACAAAATATATCTATTTATTGTATCTTAATGTAAGAATATTATAATAATAGTGATCTATACACACAAATATAATAATTTTTTAAATTATTATATACTTATTTATGTCATACTATATTTGAAAAATCTAAACTAGATTTCCTAATCTAACGATTAACAGCTTCTAAAAATTAGATGAATCAACAATATTTAACTTCAATAGTGTTATATTGACTATGCACGAAACTATTCACAAACATAAATATAGTAAATTTCATACTTACACACATTCATACTTGTATGTAACAAGTTTATCGCAACAATAAATTAATCAAGATCTATTAAAAATATATGTGCTCATACATATATGTTTAAAAAATAAACAACTAATATTTTTATGTTAAAAATCAAACTGTACAACTATATTCAATGATAATTAAATAAACCAATTACAATTAGTCTACTCAATTTTATCAACTATAACTAATACTAGCTGATAATCCAATGATTACTACAATAATATCAAAAATTTTATTTTTCCTCTATGCTATTTATTTTCATAAAGATATACCTCAAAGGTATTTTCATTTTAAAAAATAATTAATTATCTACTACTATGATAATTAACATGTATTTGTTCTAATTACTTAAATAATGTAATATCTATCATGATAGAATATTTACTTGTTTATTTTATTAAATTCTATATATCGTATAAATAATGTAATAATTCAATTAAAATATGAATTCATAAACTTATAATAGACGTTATTTCCTAAAAAAATCAATATAACAATTATATTCAATCATAGTATATTCCAAACGGAAAAATAAAATTTATACAAAAATTATCTAAATAATTAACACATTAAATGTATATTTAACACCACTGAATAACCATCCACTTTATACAAATCATTCAATTAACAAATAGTCTTCTCTTTGACATAAATCGTGCTATATGTTACGCTGAAAAGCGTAACATCAAACATAATATACATATATCCATTTAAATTATAGAAATATATAGTTATTATGTTGTAATTTAGTTACATGACTTACACACACATGCATTTAATAAGTGATTTAAATGAAATTTAGGTTTCCTATATAAAGGAAAAAATAATCACATTAAAAGTATAATATATAATCAAAGCTAATCGCAAAGCTTGAAGGCTCATCAATTTAATACAGTAATTATGATAAAATTTGAAACCGAACTAATTGCCTCTGGAAGAGACAAGCAATATACATACGGCTCAGTTAATCCTATCATTCAACGGACATCTTCAGTAATATTCAATTCTATTAAACAAAAAAAACAAGCTATAAAAAATTGTAATACAACTGATACATTATTCTACGGTAGGTACGGGACTATCACCCATTTTTCTTTACGTCAATCCATGACTGAGTTAGAAAATGGTGTTGGTTGTATGCTATATCCATGTGGTACAGCGGCAATTACTCATGCAATACTTTCTTTTGTTGAGCCAGGAGACCATATATTGATGACAGGATCAGCATATGAACCAACTCAAAAATTCTGTCGACATATTTTAAAAAAATTAAACGTGTGTACCACCTGGTTTGACCCATTAATTGGAAGTGATATTTATAATTTCATTCAACATAACACCCGTTTAATTTTATTAGAATCGCCGGGATCAATAACTATGGAAGTACAGAATATTCCTGATATCGTTAAAACAGTGCGTGAAAAAAAATCAGATATAATCATATTATTAGATAATACTTGGTCGGCAGGAGTTTTTTTTAAAGCACTAAATACAGGCGTTGATATTTCATTGCAATCTGGTACTAAATATATTACAGGTCATTCTGACGCCATGCTAGGAACTGCAGTTTCTAATGCACGTTGTTGGGATCAATTACAAGAACAATCTTATTTGATGGGCCAAATGGTTGACGCTGATACTGCTTATATGGCATCACGTGGACTACGTACTTTATATGTTAGATTAAAGCAACATGAAGAGAATGGACTGCATGTTGCACATTGGTTAGCCAAACATCCAGCAGTAGAACGGGTAAATCACCCTGCTTTAGCTACATGTAAAGG encodes:
- the metC gene encoding cystathionine beta-lyase, producing the protein MIKFETELIASGRDKQYTYGSVNPIIQRTSSVIFNSIKQKKQAIKNCNTTDTLFYGRYGTITHFSLRQSMTELENGVGCMLYPCGTAAITHAILSFVEPGDHILMTGSAYEPTQKFCRHILKKLNVCTTWFDPLIGSDIYNFIQHNTRLILLESPGSITMEVQNIPDIVKTVREKKSDIIILLDNTWSAGVFFKALNTGVDISLQSGTKYITGHSDAMLGTAVSNARCWDQLQEQSYLMGQMVDADTAYMASRGLRTLYVRLKQHEENGLHVAHWLAKHPAVERVNHPALATCKGHEYFIRDFSGSSGLFSFILKKRLNNLQLSNFIDNLKHFKLAYSWGGFESLILINQVEELRYIRPAGTLDFTGTLIRVHIGLEHPDDLIRDLSDGFNRINLK
- the cutA gene encoding divalent-cation tolerance protein CutA — its product is MIIILCTVPDNMSVVVNITKTLLNNKLAACITLHKVRSFYYWETTLKDHTELQLLIKTKNFLKDSVFTTIKKLHPYEVPELLALPIIDGEPNYLSWMQSALL